The following nucleotide sequence is from Halorussus caseinilyticus.
CGAAAACGAGGCAGGGATGGTAGGTGATGACGGAGGCGAACCCTCGTTACGCGCTTAGTTGTCGCTGGAGTCGTAGTTGAGTGCGGCGGCCACGTCGAGGAGACCAGCGCCGGACTCGTTGTCCGCGAGACCGATGTTCTCCGCGGAACTCTTGATGGTGTCGCGGGCCTTCGTGTTGCTGGCACCGTTGGCCATCAGTTGACCGCCAGCACCGGCGACGTGCGGGGTCGCCATCGAGGTACCCGAGAAGGTGTCGTAGCCACCGACGACAGTCGAGTAGATGCTGGAACCGGGTGCGGCGATTTCGACCTGCGGACCCGTCGAGGAGAACCCGGAGAGATTGTCGCTAGAGTCGGTCGAACTCACGGCCATGACCTCGCTGTAGGCGGCGGGGTAGCCCACGCAGTCGGTACAGGGACCCGAATTTCCGGCCGCGCCGACGAGGAACACGCCGTTGTTGTAGGCGTAGGTACACGCGCTCTTCAGCGTCTGACCGCCCGAGGACGCGCCGAGAGACATCGAACCAACGTCCCAGCCCTGATTGGCGACGTACTCGATACCGGCCGCCACGTCCGAGAGCGTCCCGCTACCGCTGTTGTCCAGCACCTTCACGGCGTGGAGGGTCGCGTCGGTGGAGACGCCGACGACGCCCCGACTGTTGTCCACCGCGTCGGCGATACCGGCGCAGTGGGTCCCGTGGTCGTTGTCGTCCGACCAGTTGTAGTTACAACCCTTGCCGCGGCACTTGACGAACGCCTTGCCCGACCCGACGTTGGCCTGTAGGTCGGGGTGGTCGCCGTCGATTCCCGTGTCGATGATGGCGATGTCCGCACCAGCGCCGGTGTCGCCGTTGGCGTGAGCGACTTCGGCGTCCACGCGGTCGATACCCCACGGCAGGGTCTGGGCCAGCGCGTGAACTTCGCTGTTCTCCTCGACGAATCGCACGTCTGCGCGGTTCTCCAGACCCGAGACGGCCTGTTTCGCGGCGCGAATCGTCACGATGTCCAGCGAGTCGAACTTTCGAACCACGTCGCTCGCGGCGTCGAGCGCCGCCTTCTGACCGCTGGTGGATTTGAACCCGACGTTGACCTCCACCGTGTCGCCGGGCTTTGCCGCCGCCAGTCCGCTTCCCGCGGCGGTTGCCACGGATGCACCGGCCATCTTGAGAACGTTCCGCCTCGACACACCATTGTCGTTACCTAACATGGCAAATTAAATAAGTTGTTGGAGAATAATAAATTTTTCTTCAGATATATTACTATAAAATTACAAGTGCATTTTGGTGGAAAATTTCGCTGGTCGGAGGGTTGCGACGCTACGTGCTGTCCGACGAGTCGAGTCCGAGGGCGGCGGCCGTATCGACCAGTCCGTACCCCTGTTCGTCGTCCGAGAGACCGATGTCCTCCGCGGTGGCGTGGAGGCGGTCGCGGGCCTCGGTGTTGGTGTAACCGTTCGCCATCAACTGCCCGCCGGTCCCCGAGACGTGCGGACAGGCCATCGACGTGCCGCCGTAGTAGGCGTACCCGCCGTAGACCGTCGAGTAGATGTCGGTACCGGGCGCGGCGAGTTCGACTTCGGGACCCTGCGACGAGAAGTTCGCCAACTGGTCGTTCTCCGTGGTCGCGCTGACCGCGACGACCTCGGGTTCGGCCGCGGGATAGCTAACGCAGTCGGTGCAGGGACCGTCGTTCCCGGCCGCCGCGACCAACAGGACGCCCTTCCCGTAGGCGTACTCTACGGCGTCCTCGACGGCTTGGGACTTGCCGCCGCCGAGACTCAGCGACCCAACGTCCCACCCTTGGTCGGCGGTGTACTCGATGCCCGCCGCGACATCCGAGAACGTCCCACTCCCGCAGTAGTCCAGTACCTTCACGGCGTGGAGGGTGGCCTCCGTCGAGACGCCGACGACCCCCTGCGTGTTGTCCACGGCGTCGGCGATACCGGCGCAGTGGGTCCCGTGGTTGTTGTCGTCCGACCACGCGTAGTTACAGGGGTTGTCGTTCGTTCTGCTTCCGTACCGACACCCGTTCGGCCGACCTTGCAGTGGTCGGCAGTCCACGAAGGCTTTGCCCGCCCCGACGTTGGCCTGTAGGTCGGGGTGGTCGCCGTCGATTCCGGTGTCGATGACGGCGATGTCCGCGCCAGCGCCCGTCTCGCCGTTCGCGTGGGCTACCTCGGCGTCGATGCGGTCGATACCCCACGGCAGGGTCTGACTCAGGGCCTCCATGGTCCCGTTCTCCTCGACGTACCGAATCCCGGCGCTCCGTTCGAGTCCGGCGACGGCCCGTTTGGGAAGGCGGATGGTCAGAGCGTCGAACGCGAAGGTCCGAACCACCTCGGTCGCGGCGTCGAACGCCACTTTCCGGCCGCTCTCGGACTCGAACCCGACGTTGACTTCGACCGTATCGTCGGGTTTCGCGGCCGCGAGACCCCCTGCCCCGATAGTTGCGACGGACGCGCCCGCCGTTTTGAGTACGTTCCTCCTTGAGACACCGTTGTCATTATAGGACATGACGTTCGAATGAGCAATGGAACTAATAATCAAATTTCTACCTATTTACTTAAAATCTACGCGCGCGAGACTCGTACCGGTTCGTCGTGAGACAGTCGAACGACGCCGAGAGCGCGGCCGAAAAAAGCTACTTCGGAGTCGTTACGTGCTGTCGCTGGAGTCGAGTCCGAGCGCCGCCGCCACGTCGAGCAGACCAGCGCCGGACTCGTTGTCCGAGAGGTCGATGTTCTCGGCCGTGGACTTCAGTTGGTCGCGGGCCTCGCCGTTGGTGTAACCGTTCGCCATGAGTTGACCGCCCGCGCCCGCGACGTGCGGGCAAGCCATCGACGTACCCGAGAAGGTGTCGTACCCGCCGGGCACCGTCGAGTAGATGTCGGTGCCGGGCGCGGCGATTTCGACCTCGGGACCTTGCGACGAGAAGTCCGAGAGGTCGTCGTTCGAGTCGGTCGAACTCACGGCCATGACCTCGCTGTAGGCGGCGGGGTAGCCCACACAGTCGGTGCAGGAACCGGAGTTACCGGCCGCGGCGACCAGCAGGACGCCGTTGCTCTGGGCGTACTCGACGGCGCTCTTGAGCGTGGACGACCCGGAACTGCCGCCGAGGGACATCGACGCGACATCCCAGCCCTGATTGGCGACGTACTCGATACCCGCCGCGATGTCCGAGAACGACCCACTGCCCGAACAGTCCAGCACCTTCACGGCGTGGAGGGTCGCTTCGGTCGAAACACCGACGACGCCCCGACTGTTGTCCACCGCGTCGGCGATGCCAGCGCAGTGGGTGCCGTGGTCGTTGTCGTCCGACCACGTGTAGTTACACGCGTTGCTGTTGCCCGAGTACGAGCAGTCGCCGAAGTACCCGCCGTTGCCACAGTTGACGAACGCCTCGCCCGACCCCAAGTTGCCCTGTAAGTCGGGGTGGTCGTCGTCGATTCCGGTGTCGATGATGGCGATGTCCGCGCCAGCGCCCGTCTCTCCGTTCGCGTGGGCGACTTCGGCGTCCACGCGGTCGATACCCCACGGCAGGGTCTGGGCCAGCGCGTGCATCGTCCCGTTCTCCTCGACGAACTCGACGTTCGGATTGTTTTCGAGACCGCTCGCCGCCTTCTTGGGCATCTTGGCGGTCACGATGTCGAGCGAGTCGAACTCGCGGACGACTTCGGTCGCGGCGTCGAGCGTCTGCTTGCGACCCTTCTCGGACTTGAACCCGACGTTGACTTCGACCGTATCGTCGGGTTTCGCGGCCGCGAGACCACTCCCCGCCGCGGCAGTCGCCACGGACGCACCGACGCCTTTCAGAACGTTTCGCCTCGACACACCACTGCTATTTTGGAACATAGCAATTTAACTATTATCGAATAACAGATTAAAATTATGACCTAATTGTTTAAACCCATAATTTTAATTTTAAAAGACTTTGGGAAAGAAGGGTGATTGCTCGAAAAGAAACCGGGAACCGGTGAGTCGGGACGCGCTCAGTTGTCGCTTGAGTCGAGTCCGAGCGCCGCCGCCACGTCGAGCAGACCGTTGCCCTGTTCGTTGCTCGACAGACCGATGTCCTCGGCCGTGCTTTCGAGCGCGTTTCGAGCCTCGGAGTTGGACTTGCCGCTGGCCATGAGTTGGCCGCCCGCGCCCGCGACGTGCGGGCAGGCCATCGACGTACCGTCGAAGTTGGCGTATCCGCTCGGCACCGTCGAGTAGACGCCCTTTCCGGGCGCGGCGATGTCCACCTCGGGACCCTGCGCGGAGAAGTCCGCAAGCGAGTCGCTCTCGGTCGTCGCGGAGACCGCGACGACCTCTTCGTACTTCGCGGGGTACTTCACACAGTCGGTACATGGACCGGGATTACCCGCCGCGACCACCACGAGGACGCCGCTGTCGTTGGCGTACTGCACCGCGTCCTTGAGCGTCTGAGAACTCGAGTCGCCGCCGAGCGAGAGGCTAGCCACGTCCCAGCCTTGGTCGGCGACGTACTCGACGCCCGCCGCGATGTCCGAGAACGACCCGCTCCCGGCACAGTCCAGTACTTTGACCGCGTGGAGGGTCGCTTCGGTCGAGACGCCGACGACGCCTTCGCCGTTGTTGACCGCGTTGGCAGTCCCGGCGCAGTGGGTGCCGTGGTCGTTGTCGTCCGACCACGACCGGTTACAGGAGTTGCTGTTACCCGACCACGCGCAGTTGCCGAAGTACCCGCCGTTACCGCAGGAGACGAACGACTCGCCCGCACCGAGGTTGCCCTGTAGGTCGGGGTGGTCGTCGTCGATTCCCGTGTCTACGATAGCGATGTCCGCGCCAGCGCCCGTCTCGCCGTTCGCGTGAGCGACTTCGGCGTCCACGCGGTCGATACCCCACGGTAGGGTCTGGGCGAGCGCTTCCATCGTCCCGTTCTGTTCGACGTAGCGGATGTTGGGACTCTTCTCGAGTGCCGTCGCCGCCTTCTTCGGCAAGCGGAGCGTAACCGCGTCGATGGAGTTGAACTCCCGAACCGTCTCGCTGGCCTTGTCCAGTGCCGCTTTTCGCCCGCGTTCGGACGCGAATCCGACGTTGACTTCCACCGTGTCGTCGGGTTTCGCCGCCGCGAGACCGCTTCCGACGCTTGCGGTCGCCACGGACGCACCGACGCCTTTCAGAACGTTTCGCCTCGACACACCTTTGTCATTATGTGCCATGACATTTGTACATTATACCCATTCATAATAAAATTTTTTCTAGATGGCATTACTAAATTAACGACTCTGATTTTTGCCATTCTATCCCTAAATTCTCTTTCTCTTGTCAAATTCCGTCTGATTTCGACCGAACGGCACGCCTTTAGGACCCGAGCGCGTAGCCGCGGGCGTGCAAATCGTCGGGTACGAGACGGAACGTGACGACGGACGACCGGCGCTGTTCGTGGCGGACGGCCGAGAGGTACGCCGCGAACCGCTGGCGCAGGGCGGGAGTCTCGGCTACTCGCTCGGCGAGCGCCGGTGTGCGGGCGCGTTAGACGGGACGACCCACTACGACTGTGAGAACGAGACCGCGCCCTACTGCGGCCAGCACGCGAGTACGTGGGTGTGCGCCCGGTGTACCGGCACGTGTCTCAAAGACGAGATGGACTGCTACGACGACCACGCTCTCTACCTCGCGGCGTTCGCGCCCGCGACGTTCAAGGTCGGCGTGACCAAAGAGTGGCGACTCCGCACGCGCCTGCGCGAGCAAGGCGCGGACCGCGCCGCCCACCTCCGGACGGTCGAGAACGGCCGAGTCGCCCGCGAAATCGAGTCGCAACTGGCCGAGGAGTACACCGACCGCGTGCGTGTGCCCGCGAAGGTTTCGGGGTTGCACCGCGATGTGGACGCCGAAGACTGGAAATCAACGCTGGCGGCGTTCGACCCCATCGAGACGTTCGACTTCGACTACGGGTTGGAGTTGGACGCCGCGCCGGTCGCCGAAACCGTGCTGACCGGCGAGATTCTCGGCGTGCAGGGCCGCGTGCTGGTGCTGGAGCGCGGCGGCACGACCTACGCCGTGGACCTGCGGGACGTGGTTGGCTACGAGATTTCCGAAGAGGCGACCGACCGAGAGTTGCAGTCGAGTCTCGCGGCGTTTTGAGGCGTGGGTTTCGGGTGGGTTCTAGCGTGGGTGGTTGCTCTTCGTCTCCTCGACGTTTTCTCTCGTTCTAACGTGTCCGCGCCGTTCTCCGAGAACGACGAGAGCTAGCGTCAGGCTGGAACCGATGAAGGCCCCACGGCTCGTGGGAGCGTCGCTCCCACGAGCCGTGACTCACTGCGTTCGTCACGACACCGCTCCGCACCGCGACCACGGGCCACGCCCTCCCCAACCGACCCCCTCACTCCCTCCGGTCGTTCGGTCGTCTCTCGCGCGGATGGGCGCGACACGCTACGCGGTCGCTCCCGCGCGCTGGATGAAAAGTGAATAGTTCGAGACGACCCGACCCCCGAGCGCAAACGGTGGAACTTTACTCGCGCGTCGCGGCGGTTCGACCATGAGCGACGACGAGGAACTCACCTACGCGGAGGCAGGGGTGGACATCGAGGCGAGCGAGGCCGCTACCTCGGCGCTGGTCGGCGCGGTGGGCGACATAGACGAGAGCGAGTACGCCGGTCTGCTCGACATCGGCGACCGCTACCTCGCGCTGGCGACCGACGGCGTGGGCACGAAACTGCTGGTCGCGGAGGCCCTCGGCGACTACTCCACGGTGGGCATCGACTGCATCGCCATGAACGCCAACGACCTCGTGGCGTCGGGGGTCGAACCCGTCGCGTTCGTGGATTACCTCGCGGTGGACGAACCCAGCGAGGAGTTCTCCGAACAGGTCGGCGACGGACTCGCGACCGGGGCAGAGGAGGCAGGCGTGGCGCTGGTCGGCGGCGAGACGGCGGTCATGCCCGAGGTCATCAAGGGCTTGGACCTCGCGGGCGCGTGCGTGGGACTGGCACCGAAAGACGCCGTGTTCCCCGGCGAAGCGGAGGTCGGAGACGCGCTGGTCGGGTTCCCGTCCAGCGGCATCCACTCGAACGGCCTGACGCTGGCGCGGGAGGCCGCGACCCGCGAATACGACTACGACGACACCTTCCCGCTCGGCGTAGCGGACGACGGCGACGGAAAGCCCTCGGTCGGCGAGGTCCTGCTCGAACCCACGCGCATCTACACGTACCTGTTGGACCACCTCCGAGAGCGCGAGGTCCACGCCGCGGCCCACGTCACCGGCGGCGGGTGGACCAACCTCGCGCGGATGGGCGACCACCGGTACGAGATTACCGACCCGTTCGACGCCCAGTCGGTCTTCGAGTTCGTCCAGCGCGAGGGCAACGTGGGAGACGAGGAGATGCACCGGACGTTCAACATGGGCACCGGATTCGTGGTCGCGCTTCCGGAGGACGACGCCGAGTCGCTCGCGGACGAGACCGACGGCCGAGTCGTCGGCGAGGTCCGAGAGGGCGACTCAGTGGCGATTCGCGGTCTGGAACTCGACTGAGCGGTCGGGTTCGGCACGCGACGAGTTCACCCCGTCCTCGGATTTAAATCCTCGGGCGTTCCGTCGAGGACGGGAATATCGTTCTCTGAGGTTTCTTTATCAACCCTAGAAAATTATTTTTCTTTCTTTGGGAACGGGATAGATGTCTCGTTCCACGTCGCGGTCGGAGCGCGCGGGCCGCGGTCGCGGTGCGGAGCGGTGTCGTGACGAACGCAGTGAGTCACGGCTCGTGGGAGCGTCGCTCCCACGAGCCGTGGGGCCTTCATCGGTTCCAGCCTGACGCTACTCTTCTAACTCGACTTGAGCAGGAGCTAGCTCCTTCGACTCGAACACGACCAGTCGCTCTTCCAACTCGACTACCGGAGAGAAACCGCCGAACAGAGCGACTTCCGACCCCACGATAATCACCAACCCCCCGCGACCCGACGAACGAACCCCTAACGTTTTGCCAACCGCGGGAAAGGTTGCTTCCATGGTCGGTGTCGCGGACGTACTCGACGGAGCAATCGAGACCTTCTGGAGTCTGCCGGGCGCGAGATACGTCGTGGTCACGCTGATACTCGTCGTCGCGTGGTACGGCAGTCGGTTTCTCATCCGGTTTCTCGGCCGTCCGGTCGCCCGGCGGTTCCAGCGGCCGAGTCTGACCAAGACCGTCCTCGGCGGGATTCGGGCCATCGTGATGGTGTTCGCGGCGTCGGTGGCCGCCAGTCAACTCGGGTTCAAGCCGGGAGACATCCTGCTGTCGGTGACGGTGTTCTCCGCGGTCCTCGGTCTGGTCCTCGCGCCCATCATCGGGAGCGTCATCAACGGCCTGTTCCTGCTGGCCGACCAGCCCTACGAAATCGGCGACATGATAGAACTCGTGGACCGCGACACGCGGGGGTACGTAGAGGACATCACGCTCCGGTACACCAAGATATTCACGCTCGAAAACACCTTCCTCGTGATTCCGAACTCCAACATGCGCGACCGGGACGTTATCAACTACTCCGCCGAGGACACCCGGTCGAGACTCTCGCTGGAACTGCTCGTGACCTACGAGGGGGACCTCGACGCGGCCCGCGCCATCATGGAGCGTGCGGCTCGCGAGACCCAAGAAGTCGTGGAGGGCGGCCCGGACATCCGCATTGGGAGCGCGCGCTATCCCTCCGCGCCCGTCTCCTACATCAAGGAGTACGCCGACCACGGCGTCCTGTTGGACCTGCGCTACTGGGTGAAAGACCCCTACTACGTGCCCCGCGTCCGGTCGAAGATTAACGAGCGCATCTGGAGCGAACTCGACGACGCCGACGTGGACATCGCCTACCCCCACCAGCACCTCGTGTTCGACGAGACCAGCGGCACCGCCCGCGTCGAAGTCGAAGAGAGCCAGCGCCAGCCACGACCCGAGGAGTTCGACCCGCCGGGCTGACCCCGACGGGACGGTCCCGTCCGGCAGACTGACCCGGCCGGAGTCGTCCGACCGGACGACTCCGGCCTACTTTTTCCCCACCGTGAGAACTTCGGCGTCGAGTTTCCCGCGGAGGTAGCCCTCGATGTCGGGGTCGGAGGTGAGTTTCCGGAGCATGCGCCGCCAGCGCCCGGCCTGTTTGTGGCCGATGACAACCACGTCGGCACCCTCGGCCGCGACTTCTTCGAGGATGGTCTCCTCGACCAGAAACCCCTCCCGGACGACGTACCGGGCGTTCGACACCCGGCCGAACTCGGCTTCGACCGCGCGCTTGAGTTCCGCACGCGACACCTCTCGCCCCATGTGGTAGAGGTTGACGTGCAGGACGGTCAGCGCCGCGTCGCGTTCCTCGGCGACGCGAATCGCCTCCGCGAGCGTCCGTTTGGAGTGGTCGGTCAGCGGGTAGCGTACCGGGACGACGACGCGAGTCACGTCTCGGCCGACGCCGCCCGGACCCTTTTACCTCTCGGTCGCTCGGGGGTCGACCCCGGTCTCGGCGACTCGCCCCTCGATTTCGGGGTCGACCCCGGTCTCTCGGGCGTACTCGACCAGCACCTCGTACTGGACTCCGGCCGTAGCGACTCGATGGGACTCCCGGAGGGAGGGAAACTCGTCGTCCGTGTGCAGGACGTAATCTGAAAGCGCGACCGAGTAGGTTCGGTCCGATTCGATGGGGTCGCCGCCGACCCGGACCGACTCGACGGCGTGGGTCTCGGGGTCCCACGCGATTTCTGCACCGCTGACCTGCGCGTGCCACCAGTCGGACTCCGCGAACCCGAGGTCCGGCCCGGCGGCCCACTCGAAGGCGTCCCGGAGGGCCACCCCCGGAACCTCCGCGACCACGATACGCTCTTCGAAGGGCGTGACGCTCACGAGGTCCGCGGCGGTAATCTCGCCCGCCAAGTCGTCGCCGGTCCGGACGCCGCCGCTGTTCTGGAGTCCCACGTCCGCGCCGGTCGTCCACCGGTATGCGTCGGCCACGAGGTTGCCGAGGCGACACTCGCCGCCGAAGAGGGTCTCCTCCCCGCGGTCGATGGGAGTTTCGACGGTCGCCACCACGTCGTTCAGACCCGTCTCGGCGAGTCGTTCGCGCATGGCCGCGGCCACGCCCTCGTGGACGGGCGCGTCCGCGACCCGGTGTCGCGTCACGTCGCCAGCGAGGTCCACCTCCAGCACCACCGACCCGCCGTCGCCCGGTCGGGTGAGCAAAGTGCCGTCGATTCGGTCCCGGCGCTCGGTCGGGACGTGTCCGCCGAGGATGGCGTCGGCCTCGACTTCGCGGGCGAGTTCCTCGTCGCCGCGTCCGAGGTGCGAGAGGACGACCGAGTAGTCGGCGTCGAGGGCCGCCAGCGCGTCCCGCGCGGCGGCGATGGGGTCCGTGAAGCCGAGCGCGGTCGCGTCGGGGTTGATGGAGGCGGTTCGCTCGGTCGTGACGCCGACGAACCCGACCGACCCCTCGTCGGTCTCCACGACGGTCGAAGGAACCACGCCCGAATCTCCGGCGAATCGCGCGCCGGTCTCGGCGTCCGCCCAGACGTTGGCGCTGACCCACGTCTGGGGCGAGTCGGCGACGAGTCGCCGGAGCGAGTCGATGCCGTGGTCGAACTCGTGGTTGCCGAACGTCTCCACGTCGGGTTCGACCGCCTCGAAGAAGTCCAGCGCCTGCGCGCCGTCCTCAACCAGCGAGAGGACGCCCGGCGAGGTGTTGTCGCCCGACCCGGCGAGAATAGCGTTTCCGTCGGCCTTCTCGCGCAACTCCCGGAGGAGTCCGGCGAGGCGACCGACGCGCTCGGGGGTGTCGTAGACGTTCTCCACGTCGGAGTAGTGGACGAGACGGGGAGCCATTTGTTCGGAGTTGCGAGGCGTCGGCTATGACTCCTTCGGCACGGACCGGGAGTCAGCACGCCTAAACCCCTCGGGAGTCTACTCGGAGGTGATGGACGCGACCACGACGACCGAGGGACGGACGGTGTACGTCTCGCGCGACGAGGGCGACCGCGGTTCGAAGGGTCCCTTCTTCGTCGTCTACGGCGACGAGGGCCGCCAGAACCGCTACGGCTACCTCTGTGGAAACTGCGAGCGCATCGACAACGCGATGGACCCGATGGGCCGCATCGAATGCAACGTCTGCGGGAACGTCCGAAAGCCGACCGAGTGGGACGCGGCCCACGAGTAGGTCGGCCACTCGACTTTTCCACGCGATTCCCGAAGGACTCCCATGACCGACGTACGGGAACACGTGGTCGAGGAACTCGACAGTCACAGCGAGACGCTCACGCTCGAAGAGTTCGTCCAGACGATAGAGACCCACCACCGCGACGAGGGGAGGGGCATCGACCGGGAGTTGCTCGCGGAATACGCCGACGCCGTGTACTTCGACGTGGACCTCGACGCGGTGGACGAGCGACTGACAGACAGCGACGAGTGGGAGGCGGGCGGGCGGTTCTACGACCTCGGCGACCGAATCAGCGCCTATCCGCTCGACTGGCACGAGACCGTCTCGGACACCCACGACATCCGCGACGTTATCGAGGTAATTCAGGCCGAAGTCACCGAACCCGAGGGCGACCGGCAGGAAGCGGTCACGGAGGAACGGGGCGTGCCCCAACCGAAAGTGATTCGCGTGGCCGAGACCGTCGCGGGCATCGAGAAGTCCGACACCGAGAAGCGGATAAAGGAGCTACGGAAAAACGGCGAAATCGAAGCGTTCGCAACTCAACATCGAGACCCGACGCTCAGAGTTCCGTAATCGCAGGAAAGTTTATTACCTCTTGCGTGGTACCCTCACTCGGATGGCCACTGTTAGCACACCGCCCATCGACCACGCCAAGACGATTTTTGCCGACTTGGGATACAACGTCTCCGGCGACGGCGAGGAGTTCCGGGCCGAACGAAAGTGGCGAGTCGTCCGCGTCACCGCCGTAACCGATTCCGACGACACGCCAGACGACGGCGACCTTCGATGTTTCGTCACGTGGGACGACGACGCGTCGGAACTCCGGAATCGACTCCGACGGACCGACCCCGAGTACGAGTGGGCGATAATCGGCGTTCGAGACGGCGGCGACTACGAGGTCTTTCGCGCGCCACCGAGCGTACGGACTGCGGTCTAACTTCGTTTCCACGCAGAATCGTCGGCGCGCCGGTTCCCGGCGCGCCGCTTCGCTCGACTTCCGATTTTTCGACTCTCTGTCCTACTGTTCGCCTAGGTTCCGAGCAGTCGCGGCGAGACCCGCCTCCACGTCCACGTCGGCACCTTGTTCGGAGAGTGCGTCACCGAGTGCGGCCATCAGGTACGAGACGGTCTCGGCGCGGGCCGAGTAGCCCATGCAACCGATGCGGAAGATTTCGCCGTCCAAGTCGCCCAGACCAGTGGCGATTTCGAGGTCGTACTGGTCTAAGAGGTAGTCGGTCACGTCGGTATCGGTCACGCCGTCGGGGACGCGGACGGCGTTGAGACTCGGCAACCAGTAGTCGTCGGGCGCGTTCATCTCGACGCCCATCGCCTCGACGCCCGCCTTCAGCGCGCCCGCTACCTCGCGGTGGCGCTCCCACCGGTTCTCGATGCCCTCCTCGGCGACGAGGCGGAGGGCCTCCCGGAGCGCGTAGACGTTCGTGATGGGCGCGGTGTGGTGGTACGACCGGTCGTCGCCCCAGTAGCCTTCGAGCAGCGAGAGGTCGAGGTACCACGACCGGGCGTCCTCCTCGCGCGAGAGAACTTTCTCCATCGCGCGGTCGTTGAGCGTCAGCGGTGCCGCGCCGGGCGGACACGACAGGCACTTCTGCGGTCCGGCGTAGGCCACGTCAATGGCCCAGTCGTCCACCTTCAACTCGACACCGCCGAGCGACGTGACGGTATCGGCAATCACGAGGGCGTCGTGGTCGTGGGCCGCGTCGGTGAGTTCGGCCACGTCGGGTTGGAGGACGCCGGTACTGGTCTCGGCGTGGACGAACCCGAACACGTCGGGTTGGTGTTCGGCCATCGCGTCGGCAACGTCGGCGGGGTCTAAGGGTTCGCCCCACGGCGCATCGACGTGGACGACTTCGCCGCCCGCGCGGGTCGCCATCTCCGCCATCCGGCCGCCGAAGTAGCCGTTGGTCGGGACCAGCATCGTGTCGCCCGGTTCCACGACGTTGCCGATTGCGGCCTCCATCGCGGCCGACCCGGTTCCGGAGACCGGAATCGTCCACTGGTTGTCGGTCCGGAACGTGTACCGCAGGAGGTCTTGGACCTCGTTCATGATTTCGATGAACGAGGGGTCGAGGTGGCCGACCAGCGGCGTACTCATCGCGCGAAGCACTCGCGGGTGGACCTCGCTCGGTCCGGGCCCCATGAGCGTTCTGTCCGGCGGTGTCAACTCGCCAACGTCCGGTTTCTCCACCATGTCGCGTGGTATCGGTCCCGGACGACTTAAAAAGTTCCACCCGATACCCGGCGTTATCACCGCGTTGTCGGGACGTGCCGCCGGACGTAACGCGGCGTTGACCTGCTC
It contains:
- a CDS encoding pyridoxal-phosphate-dependent aminotransferase family protein; this translates as MVEKPDVGELTPPDRTLMGPGPSEVHPRVLRAMSTPLVGHLDPSFIEIMNEVQDLLRYTFRTDNQWTIPVSGTGSAAMEAAIGNVVEPGDTMLVPTNGYFGGRMAEMATRAGGEVVHVDAPWGEPLDPADVADAMAEHQPDVFGFVHAETSTGVLQPDVAELTDAAHDHDALVIADTVTSLGGVELKVDDWAIDVAYAGPQKCLSCPPGAAPLTLNDRAMEKVLSREEDARSWYLDLSLLEGYWGDDRSYHHTAPITNVYALREALRLVAEEGIENRWERHREVAGALKAGVEAMGVEMNAPDDYWLPSLNAVRVPDGVTDTDVTDYLLDQYDLEIATGLGDLDGEIFRIGCMGYSARAETVSYLMAALGDALSEQGADVDVEAGLAATARNLGEQ
- a CDS encoding bifunctional metallophosphatase/5'-nucleotidase, translating into MAPRLVHYSDVENVYDTPERVGRLAGLLRELREKADGNAILAGSGDNTSPGVLSLVEDGAQALDFFEAVEPDVETFGNHEFDHGIDSLRRLVADSPQTWVSANVWADAETGARFAGDSGVVPSTVVETDEGSVGFVGVTTERTASINPDATALGFTDPIAAARDALAALDADYSVVLSHLGRGDEELAREVEADAILGGHVPTERRDRIDGTLLTRPGDGGSVVLEVDLAGDVTRHRVADAPVHEGVAAAMRERLAETGLNDVVATVETPIDRGEETLFGGECRLGNLVADAYRWTTGADVGLQNSGGVRTGDDLAGEITAADLVSVTPFEERIVVAEVPGVALRDAFEWAAGPDLGFAESDWWHAQVSGAEIAWDPETHAVESVRVGGDPIESDRTYSVALSDYVLHTDDEFPSLRESHRVATAGVQYEVLVEYARETGVDPEIEGRVAETGVDPRATER
- a CDS encoding universal stress protein — its product is MTRVVVPVRYPLTDHSKRTLAEAIRVAEERDAALTVLHVNLYHMGREVSRAELKRAVEAEFGRVSNARYVVREGFLVEETILEEVAAEGADVVVIGHKQAGRWRRMLRKLTSDPDIEGYLRGKLDAEVLTVGKK
- a CDS encoding mechanosensitive ion channel family protein — protein: MVGVADVLDGAIETFWSLPGARYVVVTLILVVAWYGSRFLIRFLGRPVARRFQRPSLTKTVLGGIRAIVMVFAASVAASQLGFKPGDILLSVTVFSAVLGLVLAPIIGSVINGLFLLADQPYEIGDMIELVDRDTRGYVEDITLRYTKIFTLENTFLVIPNSNMRDRDVINYSAEDTRSRLSLELLVTYEGDLDAARAIMERAARETQEVVEGGPDIRIGSARYPSAPVSYIKEYADHGVLLDLRYWVKDPYYVPRVRSKINERIWSELDDADVDIAYPHQHLVFDETSGTARVEVEESQRQPRPEEFDPPG
- a CDS encoding DUF5816 domain-containing protein, which translates into the protein MDATTTTEGRTVYVSRDEGDRGSKGPFFVVYGDEGRQNRYGYLCGNCERIDNAMDPMGRIECNVCGNVRKPTEWDAAHE
- a CDS encoding DUF7116 family protein, with amino-acid sequence MATVSTPPIDHAKTIFADLGYNVSGDGEEFRAERKWRVVRVTAVTDSDDTPDDGDLRCFVTWDDDASELRNRLRRTDPEYEWAIIGVRDGGDYEVFRAPPSVRTAV